The Acidiferrobacter thiooxydans sequence TCTTGTCGCCCTCCGCCGCCAGGGCCGCGAGCGTCGGGTACCCGTAGCGGTGGACGTCGCGCAGGTGTTTGTTCACCACCACGATCCGCCCGGCGAGCAGCACGAGACGCCCGAAGCCCTCATGGTGCATCTTGATCATGGGTTGGGCCATGACCCCGGTGCGGCGCTCGACACACAGTCCGACGGCATTATAGAAAAGCTCCAGACGCCAGAGGGTCTCGGGGTCCGGGTCACCGATGATCGGGATCTCCTTGCGCCTGGCCTTGTCGACGACATAAGGATCAAGCAGATCGCGATCGGTCCTTCCCTCCCAGGCCCCATGGGTATCCTGCGCCCGCCACTGCTTGACAAGCTCGCGGATGAAGGGCGATTGCAGGACGGCGTCGTCTTCCAAGACCACCTCATTATCCGCCATGACCCACCTCCTCCTCCAAGGCGAAGTGCCGCTCCTGACCCTTCCGCAAGGCCTTGCGCAACCAGGGCGGCGGCGTGCCGGACAACACCGCGCGCAGCTTCACGAGCAGATCCTCGATCGGCTCCGGGGTTGAGACCTTCACCGGGTGGATGTTCTTTGCGACCACCCGCGCCGCCCCCGACCCCCCTATGGCGGCGACATAAAGGATGGCGCAGTCGGCGATTGCCTCAAGTTTCGGCCCGAGCTTGTCCTCGTTGCCATCCTCGTTGAGCTCACCGTCGAATTCATGCACCTCCACACACTCATAACCATCCGCGGATATCTCGTAGACGGCGATGTTCTTGGCCCATCCGAAATGGGCATCCACATGCTTGAGATCTTGGGTTGCGAACGCGATCTTCATGGCGATTCAAATCTCCCTTATGGAATGTCGGGGCGGCAGGGGCTGGCGCACGCACGCTCACCCGCTGGCGACCCCTGGCAGTGGTCGTCCCGGACACCGGGGACCTCGTCGTCCGGCCGCAACTCGTGAGTATTGGCGAGAAAGATGTTACCCACCTCGAATACCAGGTCGCGCGTGCCCTTGTAGCCCACGATGACGCGGTGCGCGGCGCCCAGGCGATCGAATATCGGCAGGCCCATGCGCAAAAACGGGATGCCGAGGCGTTGCGCGGCCTGGCGCCCATGCGAATGGGTGATCAAGAGCTCGCAGTCGGCGGCCTGCCCCTCCAGGTCCTCGAGATCCCCGAGACGCACGCCGTCGGCTGCGAGTCGTGTCAGCACCGGCGAGTCGGTGGTGGTGACGGCCGCGGCAATCTCGCACCCCATGTCCTTGCACCACGCCCCCAGGGCCCACAGCAGATCCGGTTCGGCGCCGATGGCCACGCGCTTGCCCCCGAAGAAAAAGTGCGCGTCGAGCATGGCGTCCACGAGCTGACTGCGCTCGCGACGATACTTGTCGGGCACCGGCCGCCCCGACAGCGCGCTCAAGGATGCGAACAGATCATCGGCGGCGCCAAGTCCGGTTAGGCTATCGAATATCCGGGTCGGGACCCCGGCCTTTGCGGCAAGCGCCCGCGCCGCCGGGCGCATCTGCTCGCCGATGGCAAGGGCGAATTCCGAGGCCCCGATGCGCGCGATCTCAACCGGCGTGGTCCCCCCAAGGCTCGTGGGACTGAAGTCCCCGGGCACATGGCCATCGAGCGAGCCCGATAGATCGGGCAGGATGATGGGGGACAGGCCAAAAGCGGTCACGATGTCGCGCAGTTCGGCGATATCCCCGGGGGTGACGTGGCAACCCGGCAGGATGGTCACCTGGCCCTTGACGGTGGCGGCGGGCGTCACCAGAGATTCGAT is a genomic window containing:
- a CDS encoding NifX-associated nitrogen fixation protein, whose amino-acid sequence is MADNEVVLEDDAVLQSPFIRELVKQWRAQDTHGAWEGRTDRDLLDPYVVDKARRKEIPIIGDPDPETLWRLELFYNAVGLCVERRTGVMAQPMIKMHHEGFGRLVLLAGRIVVVNKHLRDVHRYGYPTLAALAAEGDKIVADAVAMIERYPDLANYGG
- the nifX gene encoding nitrogen fixation protein NifX, producing MKIAFATQDLKHVDAHFGWAKNIAVYEISADGYECVEVHEFDGELNEDGNEDKLGPKLEAIADCAILYVAAIGGSGAARVVAKNIHPVKVSTPEPIEDLLVKLRAVLSGTPPPWLRKALRKGQERHFALEEEVGHGG
- the nifN gene encoding nitrogenase iron-molybdenum cofactor biosynthesis protein NifN → MTAPAATRDRATGPATKACTVNPLKMSQPLGAALAFLGIAGSMPVFHGSQGCTAFGLVLFVRHFRESIPLQTTAMNEVTTILGGGENIEKALLNIHKRAKPAFIGIASTGLTETKGDDVAGDLRLIKDAHPELDMPIVYVSTPDYQGAFQDGWAKAVTAIIESLVTPAATVKGQVTILPGCHVTPGDIAELRDIVTAFGLSPIILPDLSGSLDGHVPGDFSPTSLGGTTPVEIARIGASEFALAIGEQMRPAARALAAKAGVPTRIFDSLTGLGAADDLFASLSALSGRPVPDKYRRERSQLVDAMLDAHFFFGGKRVAIGAEPDLLWALGAWCKDMGCEIAAAVTTTDSPVLTRLAADGVRLGDLEDLEGQAADCELLITHSHGRQAAQRLGIPFLRMGLPIFDRLGAAHRVIVGYKGTRDLVFEVGNIFLANTHELRPDDEVPGVRDDHCQGSPAGERACASPCRPDIP